One segment of Pogoniulus pusillus isolate bPogPus1 chromosome 26, bPogPus1.pri, whole genome shotgun sequence DNA contains the following:
- the EIF4G1 gene encoding eukaryotic translation initiation factor 4 gamma 1 isoform X7 — protein MNKAPQPTGGAPTAPHPAPSPGLPQPTFPPGQTAPVVFNPAPTSQMNTPSQPRQHFYQNRAQPPASASRVPSNTTARPGPPTHVYQAASQVMMIPSQISYTPSQGAYYIPGQGRSTYVVPTQQYPVQPGAPSFYPGASPTEFGTYAGAYYPAQGVQQFPAGVPTAQVIVSQQPPIPPKRERKTIRIRDPNQGGKDITEEIMSGARTSSTPTPPQAGSSLEPQANGETSHVAVIVRPDDRPKPALVVSKPVCLEPSKSASPSPPPPLIPEVEPVVLSEVTVMAVEPPVDVDTKVELGEAPPDPHKTFSAITTVPGPVDLPLVPTPVMDTVAVEEEEEVAISLPEPAPQAPVLPEVPLVPIVSSVPIVPSMPAVPLVPAVPSPPPVVPQAPEAPAKPASPSPPPPREEPCPEPPAEPAAEANGVLEEASEPVPEVPVCQPVSAPVPVPTLDSPIAQPEELSLPNGVEGTRKAEPSEEQPLSDVSPISEPEEPAQPGTPASPPAEEEEEEEESEGPCEAQERSSSPTPAPSQTSEATAQVAVSVPKKKRRMKELNKKEAVGDLLDAFKESQISDSASETENKPPASTPAREVEDAAPARPQEESEETWEEKEDKLAPEKGKNADQKYRYKEEQWKPLNPEEKKRYDREFLLGFQFIFASMQKPEGLPQITDVVLDKANKTPLRALDPIRLSGMNCSPDFTPSFANLGRPVMGNRGLPSGLGPRRSQQSQRKEPRKIIAAVSLNEDVKLNKAEKAWKPSSKRASEEEDPENIKTQELLRRVRSILNKLTPQMFQQLMKQVMELSIDTEERLKGVIDLVFEKAISEPNFSVAYANMCRCLMGLKVPTTDKPTVTVNFRKLLLNRCQKEFEKDKDDDEIFEKRQKEMDDASAPEEKARMKDELEEARDKARRRSLGNIKFIGELFKLKMLTEAIMHDCVVKLLKNHDEESLECLCRLLTTIGKDLDFEKAKPRMDQYFNQMEKIIKEKKTSSRIRFMLQDVIDLRRNSWVPRRGDQGPKTIDQIHKEAEMEEHREHIKVQQLMSKDKRRGPPGPSSSSGRGSLVADDGWNTVPISKGNRPIDTSRLTKITKPGSIDSNNQLFAPGGRLSWGKGSSGGSGTKPADSASDSGRPATSTLNRFSALQQSTPAESMESRHVVQRSSSSRDRSEKAGDRGDRESRLEKGSDRLERPDRGERADRNRSSFTKRSFSKETEDRSREREKQTGPEAVRKAASMTEERDRSREGVKQESASPAASHKPALSEEELEKKSKAIIEEYLHINDMKEALQCVQELGSPSLLYIFVQNGIESTLERSTISREHMGVLLCQLVKAGTLSKEQYYKGLREILEIAEDMEIDIPHIWLYLAELITPILQEEGIPMEELFREITKPLVPIGKATTLLVEVLGLLCKSMSQKTVGKLWRDGGLSWKEFLPEDQDVNKFVTEQKLEYTMGDSSDMPSHKELTSEELCKQMDKLLKENPNNQRIHDWIEANLSEQQVSSNTFIRALMTSVCHSAIIFENPYRVDAMVIRSQAKLLQKYLRDEQKELQALYALQALVLKLDQPPNLLRMFFDALYDEDVIKEEAFYKWESSKDPSEQQGKGVALKSVTAFFTWLREAEDESDNN, from the exons ATGAACAAAGCTCCACAGCCCACAGGAGGAGCCCCAACAGCCCCACACCCTGCCCCTTCTCCCGGACTGCCGCAG CCGACATTCCCTCCCGGTCAGACGGCACCTGTGGTTTTTAACCCGGCACCGACCTCACAAATGAATACGCCTTCTCAGCCACGCCAG CATTTCTACCAGAACAGGGCGCAGCCTCCTGCCAGTGCGTCCCGTGTGCCGAGTAACACaacggcccggcccggccccccTACCCATGTGTATCAGGCTGCTTCCCAGGTGATGATGATACCCTCCCAGATATCCTACACACCTTCCCAAGGAGCCTATTACATTCCTGGACAG GGTCGCTCCACTTACGTCGTCCCAACCCAACAGTACCCGGTCCAGCCTGGCGCCCCTAGTTTTTACCCTGgagccagccccacagagtTTGGGACTTACG cggGTGCTTACTACCCAGCACAGGGGGTGCAGCAATTTCCAGCGGGGGTCCCCACTGCTCAAGTCATTGTGAGCCAGCAGCCACCGATTCCCCCAAAACGAGAACGCAAGACG ATCCGGATACGAGACCCCAACCAAGGGGGCAAAGACATCACTGAAGAAATCATGTCCGGAGCAAGGACCTCATCCACCCCAACCCCTCCGCAG GCTGGAAGCAGTTTAGAGCCCCAAGCCAATGGAGAGACCTCCCATGTAGCTGTTATTGTCCGACCTG ATGACCGCCCGAAGCCTGCGCTGGTGGTGAGCAAGCCTGTCTGCCTGGAGCCCAGCAAGTCGGCATCCCCGtcgcctccccctcccctcatcCCTGAGGTGGAGCCTGTGGTGCTTTCAGAAGTGACAGTGATGGCGGTGGAGCCCCCCGTGGATGTGGACACTAAAGTGGAGCTGGGCGAGGCGCCGCCCGACCCGCACAAGACGTTTAGCGCCATCACTACAGTGCCAGGGCCTGTGGATTTGCCCCTTGTGCCCACACCTGTCATGGACACGGTggctgtggaggaggaggaagaagttgccatttccctcccagagcctgccccacaggCACCTGTGCTCCCCGAGGTGCCACTGGTGCCCATTGTCTCCTCTGTGCCCATTGTCCCCTCCATGCCAGCCGTGCCCCTGGTGCCGGCCGTGCCGTCACCACCACCCGTTGTACCACAGGCCCCTGAAGCACCTGCCAAACCTGCTTCCCCCAGCCCACCGCCACCCCGGGAAGAGCCCTGCCCCGAGCCTCCTGCTGAGCCCGCAgctgaggccaatggggtctTAGAAGAGGCTTCTGAGCCGGTCCCTGAGGTGCCCGTGTGCCAGCCAGTGTCCGCACCAGTGCCCGTGCCCACCCTGGACTCTCCCATTGCCCAACCTGAAGAGCTGTCCCTACCCAATGGAGTGGAGGGCACCAGGAAAGCAGAGCCGAGTGAGGAGCAGCCTCTGTCAGATGTCAGTCCCATCTCAGAGCCTGAGgaaccagcccagcctggcacccctgCCTCCCCAccggcagaggaggaggaggaagaggaggagagtgaAGGTCCCTGTGAGGCCCAGGAGCGGAGCTCAAGCCCGACCCCTGCCCCTTCGCAGACCTCGGAGGCGACTGCACAAG TCGCCGTGTCGGTGCCAAAGAAGAAACGAAGGATGAAGGAGCTGAACAAGAAGGAGGCAGTAGGCGATTTGCTGGATGCCTTTAAAGAG TCTCAGATCAGTGACAGTGCCTCGGAGACGGAGAACAAGCCCCCAGCATCCACCCCTGCCCGTGAAGTGGAGGATGCGGCCCCTGCCCGTCCACAGGAAGAATCAGAGGAGAcatgggaggagaaggaggacaaGCTggccccagagaagggcaagaatgCTGACCAGAAGTACCGCTACAAGGAAG AGCAATGGAAGCCACTGAACCCTGAGGAGAAGAAGCGATATGACCGGGAATTCCTGCTGGGCTTCCAGTTCATCTTTGCAAGCATGCAGAAACCTGAGGGGCTGCCCCAGATCACGGATGTGGTGTTGGACAAG GCCAACAAGACCCCACTGCGGGCACTAGACCCCATCCGCCTCAGTGGCATGAACTGCAGTCCTGACTTCACCCCTTCCTTCGCCAACCTTGGCCGGCCTGTCATGGGCAACCGGGGCCTG CCTTCAGGGTTGGGTCCTCGCcgctcccagcagagccagaggaagGAACCCCGCAAAATCATTGCTGCTGTGTCCCTCAATGAGGATGTCAAACTAAACAAGGCCGAGAAGGCCTGGAAACCCAGCAGCAAGCGTGCCTCTGAGGAGGAGGATCCTGAGAACATTAAGACGCAG GAACTGCTCCGCCGTGTCCGCAGCATCCTCAACAAGCTGACGCCACAGATGTTCCAGCAGCTGATGAAGCAGGTGATGGAGTTGTCCATTGACACGGAGGAGCGACTCAAGGGTGTCATCGACCTCGTCTTCGAGAAGGCCATCTCGGAGCCAAACTTCTCTGTTGCCTATGCTAATATGTGCCGTTGCCTTATGGGG CTCAAGGTGCCCACAACAGACAAGCCCACAGTGACTGTGAACTTCCGCAAACTGCTGCTCAACCGCTGCCAGAAGGAGTTTGAGAAGGACAAGGACGATGATGAGATCTTTGAGAAGCGGCAGAAGGAAATGGACGACGCCAGTGCT CCCGAGGAGAAGGCACGCATGAAGGACGAGCTGGAGGAGGCGCGGGACAAGGCTCGAAGGCGATCCCTGGGTAACATCAAGTTCATTGGAGAACTCTTCAAACTGAAGATGTTGACAGAAGCCATCATGCATGACTGTGTGGTGAAGCTGCTCAAAAACCATGATGAGGAGTCTCTTGAGTGCCTTTGCCGCCTGCTTACCACTATTGGCAAGGACTTGGATTTTGAGAAGGCCAAG CCTAGAATGGACCAATACTTCAATCAGATGGAGAAGATCATCAAAGAGAAGAAGACATCATCCCGAATCCGTTTCATGCTGCAGGATGTGATTGACCTCAGACGG AATAGCTGGGTACCACGGCGAGGAGACCAGGGCCCCAAAACCATTGACCAGATCCACAAGGAAGCAGAAATGGAGGAGCATCGGGAACACATTAAAGTGCAGCAGCTCATGTCAAAGGATAAGAGGAGAGGACCCCCTGGGCCATCCTCCAGCA GTGGACGTGGGAGCCTAGTTGCAGATGATGGCTGGAACACGGTGCCTATCAGTAAGGGCAACCGACCCATTGACACCAGCCGGTTAACAAAGATCAccaag CCTGGATCCATTGACTCCAACAACCAGCTTTTTGCGCCGGGTGGGCGACTGAGCTGGGGCAAAGGTAGCAGTGGAGGATCTGGCACGAAGCCTGCAGATTCAG CATCTGATTCAGGGCGACCAGCCACGAGCACCTTGAACCGATTCTCAGCGCTCCAGCAGTCAACGCCAGCTGAGAGCATGGAGTCTCGCCATGTGGTACAGAG gagcagctccagccgtGACAGATCAgagaaggctggggacagaggagaCCGGGAGTCCCGtttagagaagggcagtgacCGCTTGGAGCGTCCTGACCGGGGGGAGCGAGCAGATAGGAACAGGTCTTCCTTCACCAAGAGGAGCTTCAGCAAAGAGACAGAGGACAGGAGCCGAGAACGAGAGAAGCAGACTGGCCCCGAGGCTGTGCGCAAGGCTGCTAGCATGACAGAGGAACGGGACAGGAGCCGAGAGGGCG TTAAGCAAGAGTCTGCATCTCCTGCAGCATCCCATAAGCCTGCACTGTcagaagaggagctggagaagaaatcCAAGGCGATCATAGAGGAGTACCTGCATATCAATGACATGAAG GAGGCCCTGCAATgtgtgcaggagctgggcagccccTCCTTGCTCTACATCTTCGTGCAGAACGGCATTGAGTCCACGCTGGAGAGGAGCACCATCTCCCGTGAGCACATGGGAGTCTTGCTGTGCCAGCTGGTGAAGGCAGGCACGCTCTCCAAGGAGCAGTACTACAAAGG gctgcggGAGATCCTAGAGATTGCAGAAGACATGGAAATTGACATCCCACACATATGGCTGTACCTGGCTGAGCTCATCACACCCATTCTGCAAGAGGAAGGCATCCCCATGGAGGAACTGTTCAG AGAAATAACAAAGCCTCTGGTGCCCATTGGGAAGGCCACCACGCTGCTGGTTGAGGTGCTGGGCTTGTTGTGCAAGAGCATG AGCCAGAAGACTGTAGGCAAGCTCTGGCGGGATGGAGGTCTGAGCTGGAAGGAATTCCTGCCTGAAGACCAGGATGTCAACAAATTTGTCACAGAGCAG AAATTGGAGTACACAATGGGGGACAGCTCAGACATGCCAAGCCACAAGGAGCTAACCTCAGAGGAGCTGTGCAAGCAAATGGATAAACTGCTGAAGGagaacccaaacaaccaaagaaTACACGATTGGATTGAG GCCAACCTGAGTGAGCAGCAAGTCTCATCCAACACGTTTATCAGGGCCCTGATGACATCTGTGTGCCACTCAGCCATCATCT TTGAGAACCCCTACCGCGTGGATGCCATGGTCATCCGCAGCcaagccaagctgctgcagaagtaCCTGCGGGATGAACAGAAGGAGCTCCAAGCACTCTATGCCCTGCAAGCATTGGTGTTGAAGTTGGATCAGCCTCCCA ACCTGCTGCGGATGTTCTTTGATGCCCTTTATGATGAGGACGTCATCAAGGAGGAGGCTTTCTACAAGTGGGAGTCCAGCAAGGACCCatctgagcagcagggcaaaggggTGGCTCTGAAATCAGTGACAGCCTTTTTCACCTGGCTTCGGGAAGCAGAGGATGAGTCCGACAACAACTAA
- the EIF4G1 gene encoding eukaryotic translation initiation factor 4 gamma 1 isoform X8: MNKAPQPTGGAPTAPHPAPSPGLPQPTFPPGQTAPVVFNPAPTSQMNTPSQPRQGGFRSLQHFYQNRAQPPASASRVPSNTTARPGPPTHVYQAASQVMMIPSQISYTPSQGAYYIPGQGRSTYVVPTQQYPVQPGAPSFYPGASPTEFGTYAGAYYPAQGVQQFPAGVPTAQVIVSQQPPIPPKRERKTIRIRDPNQGGKDITEEIMSGARTSSTPTPPQAGSSLEPQANGETSHVAVIVRPDDRPKPALVVSKPVCLEPSKSASPSPPPPLIPEVEPVVLSEVTVMAVEPPVDVDTKVELGEAPPDPHKTFSAITTVPGPVDLPLVPTPVMDTVAVEEEEEVAISLPEPAPQAPVLPEVPLVPIVSSVPIVPSMPAVPLVPAVPSPPPVVPQAPEAPAKPASPSPPPPREEPCPEPPAEPAAEANGVLEEASEPVPEVPVCQPVSAPVPVPTLDSPIAQPEELSLPNGVEGTRKAEPSEEQPLSDVSPISEPEEPAQPGTPASPPAEEEEEEEESEGPCEAQERSSSPTPAPSQTSEATAQVAVSVPKKKRRMKELNKKEAVGDLLDAFKESQISDSASETENKPPASTPAREVEDAAPARPQEESEETWEEKEDKLAPEKGKNADQKYRYKEEQWKPLNPEEKKRYDREFLLGFQFIFASMQKPEGLPQITDVVLDKANKTPLRALDPIRLSGMNCSPDFTPSFANLGRPVMGNRGLPSGLGPRRSQQSQRKEPRKIIAAVSLNEDVKLNKAEKAWKPSSKRASEEEDPENIKTQELLRRVRSILNKLTPQMFQQLMKQVMELSIDTEERLKGVIDLVFEKAISEPNFSVAYANMCRCLMGLKVPTTDKPTVTVNFRKLLLNRCQKEFEKDKDDDEIFEKRQKEMDDASAPEEKARMKDELEEARDKARRRSLGNIKFIGELFKLKMLTEAIMHDCVVKLLKNHDEESLECLCRLLTTIGKDLDFEKAKPRMDQYFNQMEKIIKEKKTSSRIRFMLQDVIDLRRNSWVPRRGDQGPKTIDQIHKEAEMEEHREHIKVQQLMSKDKRRGPPGPSSSSGRGSLVADDGWNTVPISKGNRPIDTSRLTKITKPGSIDSNNQLFAPGGRLSWGKGSSGGSGTKPADSASDSGRPATSTLNRFSALQQSTPAESMESRHVVQRSSSSRDRSEKAGDRGDRESRLEKGSDRLERPDRGERADRNRSSFTKRSFSKETEDRSREREKQTGPEAVRKAASMTEERDRSREGVKQESASPAASHKPALSEEELEKKSKAIIEEYLHINDMKEALQCVQELGSPSLLYIFVQNGIESTLERSTISREHMGVLLCQLVKAGTLSKEQYYKGLREILEIAEDMEIDIPHIWLYLAELITPILQEEGIPMEELFREITKPLVPIGKATTLLVEVLGLLCKSMSQKTVGKLWRDGGLSWKEFLPEDQDVNKFVTEQKLEYTMGDSSDMPSHKELTSEELCKQMDKLLKENPNNQRIHDWIEANLSEQQVSSNTFIRALMTSVCHSAIIFENPYRVDAMVIRSQAKLLQKYLRDEQKELQALYALQALVLKLDQPPNLLRMFFDALYDEDVIKEEAFYKWESSKDPSEQQGKGVALKSVTAFFTWLREAEDESDNN; this comes from the exons ATGAACAAAGCTCCACAGCCCACAGGAGGAGCCCCAACAGCCCCACACCCTGCCCCTTCTCCCGGACTGCCGCAG CCGACATTCCCTCCCGGTCAGACGGCACCTGTGGTTTTTAACCCGGCACCGACCTCACAAATGAATACGCCTTCTCAGCCACGCCAG GGAGGATTCAGGTCTCTTCAG CATTTCTACCAGAACAGGGCGCAGCCTCCTGCCAGTGCGTCCCGTGTGCCGAGTAACACaacggcccggcccggccccccTACCCATGTGTATCAGGCTGCTTCCCAGGTGATGATGATACCCTCCCAGATATCCTACACACCTTCCCAAGGAGCCTATTACATTCCTGGACAG GGTCGCTCCACTTACGTCGTCCCAACCCAACAGTACCCGGTCCAGCCTGGCGCCCCTAGTTTTTACCCTGgagccagccccacagagtTTGGGACTTACG cggGTGCTTACTACCCAGCACAGGGGGTGCAGCAATTTCCAGCGGGGGTCCCCACTGCTCAAGTCATTGTGAGCCAGCAGCCACCGATTCCCCCAAAACGAGAACGCAAGACG ATCCGGATACGAGACCCCAACCAAGGGGGCAAAGACATCACTGAAGAAATCATGTCCGGAGCAAGGACCTCATCCACCCCAACCCCTCCGCAG GCTGGAAGCAGTTTAGAGCCCCAAGCCAATGGAGAGACCTCCCATGTAGCTGTTATTGTCCGACCTG ATGACCGCCCGAAGCCTGCGCTGGTGGTGAGCAAGCCTGTCTGCCTGGAGCCCAGCAAGTCGGCATCCCCGtcgcctccccctcccctcatcCCTGAGGTGGAGCCTGTGGTGCTTTCAGAAGTGACAGTGATGGCGGTGGAGCCCCCCGTGGATGTGGACACTAAAGTGGAGCTGGGCGAGGCGCCGCCCGACCCGCACAAGACGTTTAGCGCCATCACTACAGTGCCAGGGCCTGTGGATTTGCCCCTTGTGCCCACACCTGTCATGGACACGGTggctgtggaggaggaggaagaagttgccatttccctcccagagcctgccccacaggCACCTGTGCTCCCCGAGGTGCCACTGGTGCCCATTGTCTCCTCTGTGCCCATTGTCCCCTCCATGCCAGCCGTGCCCCTGGTGCCGGCCGTGCCGTCACCACCACCCGTTGTACCACAGGCCCCTGAAGCACCTGCCAAACCTGCTTCCCCCAGCCCACCGCCACCCCGGGAAGAGCCCTGCCCCGAGCCTCCTGCTGAGCCCGCAgctgaggccaatggggtctTAGAAGAGGCTTCTGAGCCGGTCCCTGAGGTGCCCGTGTGCCAGCCAGTGTCCGCACCAGTGCCCGTGCCCACCCTGGACTCTCCCATTGCCCAACCTGAAGAGCTGTCCCTACCCAATGGAGTGGAGGGCACCAGGAAAGCAGAGCCGAGTGAGGAGCAGCCTCTGTCAGATGTCAGTCCCATCTCAGAGCCTGAGgaaccagcccagcctggcacccctgCCTCCCCAccggcagaggaggaggaggaagaggaggagagtgaAGGTCCCTGTGAGGCCCAGGAGCGGAGCTCAAGCCCGACCCCTGCCCCTTCGCAGACCTCGGAGGCGACTGCACAAG TCGCCGTGTCGGTGCCAAAGAAGAAACGAAGGATGAAGGAGCTGAACAAGAAGGAGGCAGTAGGCGATTTGCTGGATGCCTTTAAAGAG TCTCAGATCAGTGACAGTGCCTCGGAGACGGAGAACAAGCCCCCAGCATCCACCCCTGCCCGTGAAGTGGAGGATGCGGCCCCTGCCCGTCCACAGGAAGAATCAGAGGAGAcatgggaggagaaggaggacaaGCTggccccagagaagggcaagaatgCTGACCAGAAGTACCGCTACAAGGAAG AGCAATGGAAGCCACTGAACCCTGAGGAGAAGAAGCGATATGACCGGGAATTCCTGCTGGGCTTCCAGTTCATCTTTGCAAGCATGCAGAAACCTGAGGGGCTGCCCCAGATCACGGATGTGGTGTTGGACAAG GCCAACAAGACCCCACTGCGGGCACTAGACCCCATCCGCCTCAGTGGCATGAACTGCAGTCCTGACTTCACCCCTTCCTTCGCCAACCTTGGCCGGCCTGTCATGGGCAACCGGGGCCTG CCTTCAGGGTTGGGTCCTCGCcgctcccagcagagccagaggaagGAACCCCGCAAAATCATTGCTGCTGTGTCCCTCAATGAGGATGTCAAACTAAACAAGGCCGAGAAGGCCTGGAAACCCAGCAGCAAGCGTGCCTCTGAGGAGGAGGATCCTGAGAACATTAAGACGCAG GAACTGCTCCGCCGTGTCCGCAGCATCCTCAACAAGCTGACGCCACAGATGTTCCAGCAGCTGATGAAGCAGGTGATGGAGTTGTCCATTGACACGGAGGAGCGACTCAAGGGTGTCATCGACCTCGTCTTCGAGAAGGCCATCTCGGAGCCAAACTTCTCTGTTGCCTATGCTAATATGTGCCGTTGCCTTATGGGG CTCAAGGTGCCCACAACAGACAAGCCCACAGTGACTGTGAACTTCCGCAAACTGCTGCTCAACCGCTGCCAGAAGGAGTTTGAGAAGGACAAGGACGATGATGAGATCTTTGAGAAGCGGCAGAAGGAAATGGACGACGCCAGTGCT CCCGAGGAGAAGGCACGCATGAAGGACGAGCTGGAGGAGGCGCGGGACAAGGCTCGAAGGCGATCCCTGGGTAACATCAAGTTCATTGGAGAACTCTTCAAACTGAAGATGTTGACAGAAGCCATCATGCATGACTGTGTGGTGAAGCTGCTCAAAAACCATGATGAGGAGTCTCTTGAGTGCCTTTGCCGCCTGCTTACCACTATTGGCAAGGACTTGGATTTTGAGAAGGCCAAG CCTAGAATGGACCAATACTTCAATCAGATGGAGAAGATCATCAAAGAGAAGAAGACATCATCCCGAATCCGTTTCATGCTGCAGGATGTGATTGACCTCAGACGG AATAGCTGGGTACCACGGCGAGGAGACCAGGGCCCCAAAACCATTGACCAGATCCACAAGGAAGCAGAAATGGAGGAGCATCGGGAACACATTAAAGTGCAGCAGCTCATGTCAAAGGATAAGAGGAGAGGACCCCCTGGGCCATCCTCCAGCA GTGGACGTGGGAGCCTAGTTGCAGATGATGGCTGGAACACGGTGCCTATCAGTAAGGGCAACCGACCCATTGACACCAGCCGGTTAACAAAGATCAccaag CCTGGATCCATTGACTCCAACAACCAGCTTTTTGCGCCGGGTGGGCGACTGAGCTGGGGCAAAGGTAGCAGTGGAGGATCTGGCACGAAGCCTGCAGATTCAG CATCTGATTCAGGGCGACCAGCCACGAGCACCTTGAACCGATTCTCAGCGCTCCAGCAGTCAACGCCAGCTGAGAGCATGGAGTCTCGCCATGTGGTACAGAG gagcagctccagccgtGACAGATCAgagaaggctggggacagaggagaCCGGGAGTCCCGtttagagaagggcagtgacCGCTTGGAGCGTCCTGACCGGGGGGAGCGAGCAGATAGGAACAGGTCTTCCTTCACCAAGAGGAGCTTCAGCAAAGAGACAGAGGACAGGAGCCGAGAACGAGAGAAGCAGACTGGCCCCGAGGCTGTGCGCAAGGCTGCTAGCATGACAGAGGAACGGGACAGGAGCCGAGAGGGCG TTAAGCAAGAGTCTGCATCTCCTGCAGCATCCCATAAGCCTGCACTGTcagaagaggagctggagaagaaatcCAAGGCGATCATAGAGGAGTACCTGCATATCAATGACATGAAG GAGGCCCTGCAATgtgtgcaggagctgggcagccccTCCTTGCTCTACATCTTCGTGCAGAACGGCATTGAGTCCACGCTGGAGAGGAGCACCATCTCCCGTGAGCACATGGGAGTCTTGCTGTGCCAGCTGGTGAAGGCAGGCACGCTCTCCAAGGAGCAGTACTACAAAGG gctgcggGAGATCCTAGAGATTGCAGAAGACATGGAAATTGACATCCCACACATATGGCTGTACCTGGCTGAGCTCATCACACCCATTCTGCAAGAGGAAGGCATCCCCATGGAGGAACTGTTCAG AGAAATAACAAAGCCTCTGGTGCCCATTGGGAAGGCCACCACGCTGCTGGTTGAGGTGCTGGGCTTGTTGTGCAAGAGCATG AGCCAGAAGACTGTAGGCAAGCTCTGGCGGGATGGAGGTCTGAGCTGGAAGGAATTCCTGCCTGAAGACCAGGATGTCAACAAATTTGTCACAGAGCAG AAATTGGAGTACACAATGGGGGACAGCTCAGACATGCCAAGCCACAAGGAGCTAACCTCAGAGGAGCTGTGCAAGCAAATGGATAAACTGCTGAAGGagaacccaaacaaccaaagaaTACACGATTGGATTGAG GCCAACCTGAGTGAGCAGCAAGTCTCATCCAACACGTTTATCAGGGCCCTGATGACATCTGTGTGCCACTCAGCCATCATCT TTGAGAACCCCTACCGCGTGGATGCCATGGTCATCCGCAGCcaagccaagctgctgcagaagtaCCTGCGGGATGAACAGAAGGAGCTCCAAGCACTCTATGCCCTGCAAGCATTGGTGTTGAAGTTGGATCAGCCTCCCA ACCTGCTGCGGATGTTCTTTGATGCCCTTTATGATGAGGACGTCATCAAGGAGGAGGCTTTCTACAAGTGGGAGTCCAGCAAGGACCCatctgagcagcagggcaaaggggTGGCTCTGAAATCAGTGACAGCCTTTTTCACCTGGCTTCGGGAAGCAGAGGATGAGTCCGACAACAACTAA